AAAATTTGTTGCAGCAGCACCTAAATCAGAAAAGTTAATGTTTTTCCATTGCTCATTTGTTTTCGGAATTTCTTGCGTTGGCCATTTATTTGTCCATTGTTCGCCTTTGGCTTGAAGGTCTTTTAAGCCATCAATGGCTTTATCAAAGTCTTTTAGCTTGTTTAAAGATTGTTTACTAGTCCATGCTTCGGCAGGTGTACCGCCAATCGATGATTGAATAATTCCTATTGGAACATTTAATTCTTGATATAATCTTAGTGCATAAAAATAAGCAGCTGCACTAAAATCGCCAGCTGTTTCTGGTGATGTTGCAACCCAATTTACTTTAACAGAATCTAAAGGAACAGCAGAAATCCCAAAAGGCACTTTCATAAATCTAATTTTTGGAAAATTTGCTTTACTAATCGCTTGCGCACTATTTGAGATGGTATCTCCAGGTAGCCAACCTCTTAAATTGATATCCATATTCGATTGCCCTGAAGCCAACCAAACTTCACCAATTAACACATCTTTAATAATAATACGCTCTACTTCATTTTTAATGGTAATGGTATAAGGCCCGCCTGCTTTTGGTGTGGCTATTTTAGTTTTCCACTTGCCATTTGCATCTGTAATAGCATATACGGGTTTGCCCCAACTCGGGCTAATTGTTATTTTTTGATTTGTTCCTGAACATCCCCAGATATCAACATTGGCTTCTTGTTGCAAAACCATGTGGTCTGAAAACAATGTTGAAGTCTTCAGTGTTCTTTTTTCAGGAATTTGAGCATTAACTGTTAGGTTAATTAATATTAAACATACGAATGCGATCAAACCTAGATTATATATTTTTTTCATTTTTGTTATTACTAATAATTTAAGCGTTAACTTAATAAGCATTGCTGTTTTTAATATAAAACGTTTTACCAAATTAAAAAACAACTTTAATGTTTTATGATAAAGATTTAATTTTTTACAATTTTATAGACAATTCCCTCTTTATTTTCAGGACCAGTTTCGGGATTGGTTAACACATAAAGTTCACCATCTTGATCTTCGCCAAAACTTGTAATTCTGGCTGTTTTGGGAAAGTTTTGTAATGTTATTTTTCCTTTACTCCATTTCGTTCCCACTTTTTGCAGATAAAATACAGGACCTGTCCAATCGGCAAATACGTATTTGTTTTTTAAGCCTGGTAATTGTTTTCCATTATATACATATCCTCCTGTAACAGAAAGGCCTTCGGTATGGGGGTATTCTGAAATAGGCATGGTAATCCCTTTAAGGTCACAGGCAGTAGCTGGATTATAACAATGTGTTCCTTCAGCTATGCGCCAGCCATAATTGGCTCCTTTTTTAACAATATCTACTTCTTCCCATTTATCCTGACCAACATCACCAACAAATAATTGCCCAGTGGTTTTATCAAAAGAGAATCGCCACGGATTACGGAAACCATAAGCCCAAATTTCAGGTTTATATCCTTCTTTACCTATAAAAGGATTGTCTTTAGGCACTAAATAGGTAGACTCAGTGTTCACATCAACTCGCAAAATTTTGCCATGCCAAGTATCCATGTCTTGTCCGTTACCTATTGTTCCATGTTTATCTCCTTGTCCACCGCCATCACCAACAGAAATATATAAATAACCATCTGGGCCAAATTGTAAGCAACCCCCATTATGATTTGATTGAGGATTTTCAATCGTGAATATAACCCTCCCACTATTTGGATCTAGAGGAGCTAGACCATCTGTATATTGATATTCGGCAATTACACTTGTATGATCTGATTTTTGGGTAGAATTAACGCTGTAAAACACATAGAATTTTTTATTAGTTTTAAACTGTGGATGTAATGTAATTCCTAATAAACCACGTTCATCATATCCTTCAAAAAACTTTTTAAGTTTACTTTTTAAATCGAGAATAGGTACATCGCTAACTTTACCATTTTTTATCACCTTGATTTTACCACCTTGTTCGGTAATCCAAACCTCTCCATTACTAGGAAAAGCAATAGCAGTTGGTGCTTGCAAATTTGTAGCTATTGTTGCAACTTTTAGTTTGATTGTTGCAACTTTTAGATTGATTGTTGCAGTGCTATTTTGTTTTTTAGTTGTTCTTGCTCTTTTTAGCGTGTTAGATGAAAAGAAAAAAAAGGCAAAGGCTAATGCCACTGCAAGTATTATAAATCCCCATATGGGCGACAGTTTAAAAAATTTATTCATCATTACGTTTAATCAGTTAATTAATTTAACATCTATTAATTGCCAAAATCAAACCATATGGTTTCGCGTATCGTTTCTCCATTTAGTTTATATTTTTGACTTTGTGGACCAAGTACAGTAGCCGTTTGAAACTTGGTTCCTATTGCGCTAATGCCATTTAAGAAGCCAATATTTCCTGATGGAAATGCTGGTTCGACATTATTATTCTTTAGAGCAGCCATTTCTCTTGCGGGTTGAAACATTTGCAGATACATGTTTTTATTGCTGGTATAAACCGTAAATGGCGCTTCTTTATTCTCTATTACTACCCAATTCACTTGTGCATGATAACCTTTAAATTCAGGGAAACCCCAAGTTTCACCAGTGATGGTATTGTTATAGTTTTTATGCCAAACTCCAAATTGTTGCCCCTTAAGTCTATTCTTCCAAACCCTGTAAGGACCTTGACCAAGATATTTCATACCTGTAATTTTTTCTTCTGGGTAATTAAATGTTATCCCCATAAAATCAGCCTCACCTTGTTGACTGTATTCGTAGTCAAGCTTAGCCTTACGACCAGGTTCAAACGTCCATTTAACATGTAAAGTACCAGCACCTTCATAACTTGCTTCAATTACATATTGGTTCTTCACTGCCTGATAAGAAAATGCTTTTAAAGTGGTGGCTACTCCAGCTAAAACCGGACCGCCTGATAAGGAAATATTAACTCCATTAGATTTTGATACTTTTTGTATATAACCTGTAGTTTTATCAAAATAATAGTTAATTCCATCACAAGTAATTTGAAGTATAGAAGTTGCATCTACTGCTTTTAAGGTAGATTTAGGTGCTACTGCAGCCAATTGTTTTAGTGCACTGTTTTGAGCGTTGATAGTCCAACTCCAAGTGAAAATTTCCTTTTTGTCTGCGCCATAAGCGGTAAGGTAAAGTGCATCGCTTTTTAACCAATCTTGTGGTAAGCCTAAACTAATTATACCTTTTCCACCTGGCTTAAGGTTA
The sequence above is drawn from the Pedobacter frigiditerrae genome and encodes:
- a CDS encoding PQQ-dependent sugar dehydrogenase, with amino-acid sequence MMNKFFKLSPIWGFIILAVALAFAFFFFSSNTLKRARTTKKQNSTATINLKVATIKLKVATIATNLQAPTAIAFPSNGEVWITEQGGKIKVIKNGKVSDVPILDLKSKLKKFFEGYDERGLLGITLHPQFKTNKKFYVFYSVNSTQKSDHTSVIAEYQYTDGLAPLDPNSGRVIFTIENPQSNHNGGCLQFGPDGYLYISVGDGGGQGDKHGTIGNGQDMDTWHGKILRVDVNTESTYLVPKDNPFIGKEGYKPEIWAYGFRNPWRFSFDKTTGQLFVGDVGQDKWEEVDIVKKGANYGWRIAEGTHCYNPATACDLKGITMPISEYPHTEGLSVTGGYVYNGKQLPGLKNKYVFADWTGPVFYLQKVGTKWSKGKITLQNFPKTARITSFGEDQDGELYVLTNPETGPENKEGIVYKIVKN